The following coding sequences are from one Biomphalaria glabrata chromosome 8, xgBioGlab47.1, whole genome shotgun sequence window:
- the LOC106052489 gene encoding nuclear receptor ROR-beta-like — MGRKRKQVDTETGSKTNLPPCRVCDAPGAGFHYGANTCEACKGFFHRSLKLHEQYRCDGEGHCTIEHGLDKLCQLCRYQKCLSVGMGKDAIKTGRYTSVKRTNDILEVKKLQQTGKRKEPDSANASSSQILKLLTSPRIDSNSGSQSSCDNQFSQCNSFSPSNVNVSQFKGNFPDNQSFSSGTDHGLVQLSEYSPQTAVIDINPTHTGYLISEPLMSQISQSELCFPEKSSLLMEVAAASPNMSPLAVLSATATAVLTSEHRYSPLTPSEQPQPSESQLQSENAFDVSPLVSVNDALNTPMSPLSVGTGGPSSNSSAASSTCLNSQATSLDCMSSFCDSCGCHLKDKDISLMYEDYSKVVETLMEAHECFVVPVFGRLSPEEQLRQQLEHLENCRLHTEIFGTLPRLPDNEYDYIYETTGLDTDGRKHKYYRASIWLENMIRGMVKFAKAIPGFGKVITPDKVNLIKYSRQEFCVFSIYTTLNCELRVMRGGDNEWKCEYDIAKAGSFTAFKEFIEKNFNFCKTLQNLKLTEQEQVVIKAILIMAPDRFPPVESSLAHEIYWYLIKCLLHLLSLNDPKPNLKFAKIISRLTEARTMTENAISFLKNLKIEKYSNILENPLLREMMAGIIFDFKDDET; from the exons ATGGGCCGAAAAAGAAAACAGGTAGACACTGAGACTGGTTCCAAGACCAACCTTCCTCCATGTCGAGTTTGTGATGCTCCAGGGGCTGGTTTTCATTATGGAGCGAACACATGTGAGGCCTGCAAG gGTTTCTTCCACAGGAGTCTAAAGCTCCATGAACAGTACAGATGTGATGGAGAGGGACACTGTACTATAGAGCATGGTCTAGACAAGCTGTGTCAGTTGTGTCGCTATCAAAAATGTCTTTCAGTGGGCATGGGGAAAGACG CTATTAAAACTGGTAGATACACCTCAGTGAAAAGaacaaatgacattttagaAGTGAAGAAACTCCAACAGACAGGCAAACGTAAAGAGCCTGACAGTGCTAATGCCAGTTCCAGCCAAATATTAAAACTTCTGACAAGTCCTCGTATTGACAGTAATTCAGGCAGCCAAAGTTCTTGTGATAACCAATTCAGTCAGTGCAACTCATTTTCTCCCAGCAATGTGAATGTTTCACAATTCAAAGGGAATTTTCCAGACAATCAAAGTTTTTCTTCTGGTACTGACCATGGTTTAGTCCAGCTTTCAGAGTATAGTCCCCAGACTGCTGTTATTGATATTAACCCTACTCACACAGGATATCTTATTAGTGAACCTTTAATGTCTCAGATCTCCCAAAGTGAATTGTGCTTTCCTGAAAAGTCGTCTCTGCTAATGGAGGTGGCTGCTGCATCACCAAACATGTCCCCATTAGCCGTTTTATCAGCCACAGCTACAGCTGTGCTGACAAGTGAACACAGATATTCACCGCTTACCCCTTCTGAACAACCGCAGCCATCTGAATCTCAGTTGCAGTCAGAAAATGCTTTTGATGTTTCTCCTCTGGTATCAGTCAACGATGCTCTCAACACACCCATGTCTCCATTATCTGTGGGCACAGGTGGTCCATCTTCAAATTCATCAGCAGCCTCATCAACATGTCTTAATTCACAGGCTACAAGTCTAGACTGTATGAGCTCATTCTGTGACTCCTGCGGTTGTCACTTGAAGGACAAAGACATCTCACTCATGTATGAGGATTATAGTAAAGTGGTAGAGACTTTGATGGAGGCACATGAATGCTTTGTGGTGCCAGTGTTTGGCAGATTATCTCCAGAGGAGCAGCTAAGACAGCAGTTGGaacatttg GAAAATTGTAGACTACATACTGAAATATTTGGGACCCTCCCTCGGCTCCCAGACAATGAGTATGACTACATTTATGAAACTACTGGCTTGGACACTGATGGACGCAAACATAAGTATTACCGAGCCAGCATTTGGTTGGAGAACATGATTCGAGGCATGGTGAAGTTTGCTAAGGCCATCCCAGGGTTTGGGAAAGTGATCACGCCTGACAAAGTGAACCTAATTAAAT ACTCACGCCAGGAATTCTGTGTCTTTAGTATTTACACAACACTCAACTGCGAACTTCGTGTGATGAGAGGTGGAGATAACGAGTGGAAGTGTGAATACGACATCGCCAAGGCTGGAAGTTTCACcgcttttaaagaattcattgaGAAAAACTTCAATTTTTGTAAAACTTTACAAAATCTGAAATTGACAGAACAAGAGCAAGTTGTGATCAAAGCAATTCTAATTATGGCTCCAG ATCGCTTCCCACCAGTTGAGTCCAGCCTAGCTCATGAAATCTACTGGTACTTGATCAAGTGTCTTTTACACCTTCTTTCACTGAATGACCCAAAGCCCAATTTGAAGTTTGCAAAGATCATAAGCAGGTTAACTGAAGCCAGAACTATGACAGAGAATGCTATCAGCTTCTTGAAGAATCTGAAAATAGAAAAGTACTCCAACATCCTGGAGAACCCTCTGCTGAGAGAGATGATGGCAGGAATCATCTTTGACTTCAAGGATGATGAAACATGA